The following are encoded in a window of Gossypium raimondii isolate GPD5lz chromosome 13, ASM2569854v1, whole genome shotgun sequence genomic DNA:
- the LOC105766747 gene encoding protein BASIC PENTACYSTEINE4 isoform X1, whose translation MDGAGQLENGRYKLDRYKGAHPPWNMMPQHHVKEQSNALVMNKKIMSILAERDAAIQERNIAISERKEALAARDEALQQRDKALAERDSALIERDNALAVLQCRESAKNFPFGSGIQRGRTCMHPSYHSSDTDETLNHEMHVTNALPVSTIPSAEGKSCPVKRTKVNRAVSSKSPRKIKKVAEDLNRQVDTEVRKCKSEWNSEHIGLSLINFDETKISVPVCSCTGVPRHCYKWGNGGWQSSCCTTSISSYPLPQMPNKRHARVGGRKMSGSVFTKLLSRLAAEGYDVSKPLDLKTYWARHGTNRYITIK comes from the exons ATGGATGGTGCTGGACAGCTAGAAAATGGGAGATATAAGCTAGATCGCTACAAAGGAGCACACCCTCCG TGGAACATGATGCCACAGCACCATGTGAAGGAACAAAGCAATGCCTTggtaatgaataaaaaaatcatgtctATACTTGCTGAGCGGGATGCTGCTATTCAAGAACGGAACATTGCTATTTCTGAAAGGAAGGAAGCCCTTGCTGCGCGAGATGAGGCCCTCCAGCAGCGGGATAAGGCACTTGCTGAGCGGGATAGTGCCTTAATTGAGAGAGATAATGCTTTAGCTGTGCTGCAGTGCCGGGAAAGTGCCAAGAACTTCCCATTTGGTAGTGGCATTCAGAGAGGAAGAACATGCATGCACCCTTCATATCATTCAAGTGATACGGATGAAACTCTCAATCATGAAATGCACGTTACTAATGCCCTCCCAGTATCTACCATCCCTTCTGCAGAAGGCAAGTCATGTCCTGTAAAGCGGACAAAGGTGAATAGAGCTGTTTCGTCAAAGTCACCACGAAAGATTAAGAAAGTGGCTGAGGATTTAAATAGACAAGTTGATACGGAGGTAAGGAAGTGTAAATCTGAGTGGAATAGTGAGCATATTGGATTGAGCTTGATAAACTTTGACGAAACCAAAATTTCTGTGCCAGTTTGCTCCTGCACAGGAGTTCCCCGACATTGCTACAAGTGGGGAAATGGTGGATGGCAGTCATCTTGTTGCACTACCAGCATATCATCATACCCATTGCCACAGATGCCAAACAAGCGGCACGCCCGAGTGGGTGGGCGTAAGATGAGTGGTAGTGTGTTCACAAAGTTACTCAGTCGTCTGGCTGCTGAAGGCTACGATGTTTCAAAACCACTGGATCTGAAGACCTACTGGGCTAGACATGGGACAAATCGCTACATCACCATCAAGTAA
- the LOC105766747 gene encoding protein BASIC PENTACYSTEINE4 isoform X3 yields the protein MMPQHHVKEQSNALVMNKKIMSILAERDAAIQERNIAISERKEALAARDEALQQRDKALAERDSALIERDNALAVLQCRESAKNFPFGSGIQRGRTCMHPSYHSSDTDETLNHEMHVTNALPVSTIPSAEGKSCPVKRTKVNRAVSSKSPRKIKKVAEDLNRQVDTEVRKCKSEWNSEHIGLSLINFDETKISVPVCSCTGVPRHCYKWGNGGWQSSCCTTSISSYPLPQMPNKRHARVGGRKMSGSVFTKLLSRLAAEGYDVSKPLDLKTYWARHGTNRYITIK from the coding sequence ATGATGCCACAGCACCATGTGAAGGAACAAAGCAATGCCTTggtaatgaataaaaaaatcatgtctATACTTGCTGAGCGGGATGCTGCTATTCAAGAACGGAACATTGCTATTTCTGAAAGGAAGGAAGCCCTTGCTGCGCGAGATGAGGCCCTCCAGCAGCGGGATAAGGCACTTGCTGAGCGGGATAGTGCCTTAATTGAGAGAGATAATGCTTTAGCTGTGCTGCAGTGCCGGGAAAGTGCCAAGAACTTCCCATTTGGTAGTGGCATTCAGAGAGGAAGAACATGCATGCACCCTTCATATCATTCAAGTGATACGGATGAAACTCTCAATCATGAAATGCACGTTACTAATGCCCTCCCAGTATCTACCATCCCTTCTGCAGAAGGCAAGTCATGTCCTGTAAAGCGGACAAAGGTGAATAGAGCTGTTTCGTCAAAGTCACCACGAAAGATTAAGAAAGTGGCTGAGGATTTAAATAGACAAGTTGATACGGAGGTAAGGAAGTGTAAATCTGAGTGGAATAGTGAGCATATTGGATTGAGCTTGATAAACTTTGACGAAACCAAAATTTCTGTGCCAGTTTGCTCCTGCACAGGAGTTCCCCGACATTGCTACAAGTGGGGAAATGGTGGATGGCAGTCATCTTGTTGCACTACCAGCATATCATCATACCCATTGCCACAGATGCCAAACAAGCGGCACGCCCGAGTGGGTGGGCGTAAGATGAGTGGTAGTGTGTTCACAAAGTTACTCAGTCGTCTGGCTGCTGAAGGCTACGATGTTTCAAAACCACTGGATCTGAAGACCTACTGGGCTAGACATGGGACAAATCGCTACATCACCATCAAGTAA
- the LOC105766747 gene encoding protein BASIC PENTACYSTEINE4 isoform X2, which yields MQWNMMPQHHVKEQSNALVMNKKIMSILAERDAAIQERNIAISERKEALAARDEALQQRDKALAERDSALIERDNALAVLQCRESAKNFPFGSGIQRGRTCMHPSYHSSDTDETLNHEMHVTNALPVSTIPSAEGKSCPVKRTKVNRAVSSKSPRKIKKVAEDLNRQVDTEVRKCKSEWNSEHIGLSLINFDETKISVPVCSCTGVPRHCYKWGNGGWQSSCCTTSISSYPLPQMPNKRHARVGGRKMSGSVFTKLLSRLAAEGYDVSKPLDLKTYWARHGTNRYITIK from the coding sequence ATGCAGTGGAACATGATGCCACAGCACCATGTGAAGGAACAAAGCAATGCCTTggtaatgaataaaaaaatcatgtctATACTTGCTGAGCGGGATGCTGCTATTCAAGAACGGAACATTGCTATTTCTGAAAGGAAGGAAGCCCTTGCTGCGCGAGATGAGGCCCTCCAGCAGCGGGATAAGGCACTTGCTGAGCGGGATAGTGCCTTAATTGAGAGAGATAATGCTTTAGCTGTGCTGCAGTGCCGGGAAAGTGCCAAGAACTTCCCATTTGGTAGTGGCATTCAGAGAGGAAGAACATGCATGCACCCTTCATATCATTCAAGTGATACGGATGAAACTCTCAATCATGAAATGCACGTTACTAATGCCCTCCCAGTATCTACCATCCCTTCTGCAGAAGGCAAGTCATGTCCTGTAAAGCGGACAAAGGTGAATAGAGCTGTTTCGTCAAAGTCACCACGAAAGATTAAGAAAGTGGCTGAGGATTTAAATAGACAAGTTGATACGGAGGTAAGGAAGTGTAAATCTGAGTGGAATAGTGAGCATATTGGATTGAGCTTGATAAACTTTGACGAAACCAAAATTTCTGTGCCAGTTTGCTCCTGCACAGGAGTTCCCCGACATTGCTACAAGTGGGGAAATGGTGGATGGCAGTCATCTTGTTGCACTACCAGCATATCATCATACCCATTGCCACAGATGCCAAACAAGCGGCACGCCCGAGTGGGTGGGCGTAAGATGAGTGGTAGTGTGTTCACAAAGTTACTCAGTCGTCTGGCTGCTGAAGGCTACGATGTTTCAAAACCACTGGATCTGAAGACCTACTGGGCTAGACATGGGACAAATCGCTACATCACCATCAAGTAA